The DNA segment CCGATCCGAATAATGCGTTCGGTCTGGATATCCACTATCTCCATCTTGGCGGCACCGTGGATGTCTCACCCTTCGATCATGCTGTGGACAAGGTCACCCCCTATATCACCGGTGGTCTCGGAATGACAATCATGAATCCCACCCATAGGGATTATAACGATGAAACCCGTTTCTCACTCAGTGTCGGGGGTGGGTTGAAATGGTATCCCACACAGCGGCTGGGTATACGTTTTGAGATGCGCGGTTACAGTACCTTGATCGACTCCAACGAAACCCTGTTCTGCAATCCTGGATGCAACCTGCAGATCGAGGGTGATGCCTTTCCCCAGTTCGAAACCAATCTGGGCCTGATATTCAGCTTCTGATCGCTACCGCCCCGATAGATCACTGATCCTACCCGGAGCTATTGGCTCATGGATGGAATGCCTGGGGGTGAATCCCATGCCTGTCTTGAAGTGGCAGAAGCGATAAAAAAACCCTCTCGGTGATGAGAGGGTTTTCAAAATTAGCGTCGTCTAAAAAAGACCCAATGCCTTAATGATGCACCTCAATGCGTTTTGGCTGTTTTTCCGCTGTCTTGGGGATGATGACCTCAATCACACCATCCTTACCGCTTGCCTGAACAGCCTCTGCATCGGTGTTATCCGGCAGTGAGAAACGACGATAGAAGATGCCGTGGGAGCGTTCGATGCGTCTGAAGTTCTCTTTCTCTTCGGTCTCTTCAAACCTGCGCTCACCGCGGATCGTCAATACACCATTCTCCATGGTGACCTCGATATCTTCCGGTTTTACACCCGGAATATCGGCTCGAATGACATACCTGGCATCCTCTTCCTTGATATCCACCGCAGGTGCCCAATCGCCTCCTACTACGCGAGAGGTATCGTCATCTCGTTGCAGGAGCGGGTGGAACGCACGGTCGATCTCCTGACGCCAATCTTCCATTGTGCGCCATGGGTCATAACGTGTGATGTTCATGATATACCTCCTTCATTACTACCCGTCCCTACTATGAATATGGTCCCATCATGCGCTTTTTTCAAGCCGTTTATAGGGATAATTGTAAGGTGATAATTGGGTGTTTAACATTCTGTAAATTAACAGGAAAAGTAACCTGAAACGGGTTGGCGGGCAGGGCTCGGGGCGAAGCGGGTTATTTGTGTCTTTGGCGGGCTCTTTTGATCCGGCTGGTGCTGTTTTTACCCGCTACCTTGCTTGATCGTTTTGCGTGACTCGGACGCGCTGGACGCTTTGTTTCTGATGCGTCATGTTCCATTCTTGGCTGCCATTTGGGGACAAGGTGTCGCTTGCCATTGCCAATCAGATCCTGGCGGCCCATGCGGGTCAGGGTTTCCCGCAACAGAGGCCAGTTCTTAGGGTCATGAAAACGGAGCAACGCCTTGTGCAACCGCCGTTGCTTTAAACCTCGCGCCACACTAACCCGCTCGCTGTTGCGGCGGATCTTGCGCAACGGGTTGCGCCCTGTGTGGAACATGGCCGAGGCGATGGCCAGGGGGGTGGGCAGGAAGGCCTGCACCTGGTCGGGACGCAGGTCGTTGCGCTTCAGCCAGATGGCCAGGTTGAGCATGTCTTGGTCGCTGGTCCCTGGGTGGGCGGCGATGAAGTAGGGGATCAGGTACTGTTCTTTACCCGCCTCCGCGGAGTATTTGTCGAATAATTTTTTAAAGCGGTCGTAGCTCTCTATACCCGGCTTCATCATCATGCTCAGAGGGCCGGACTCGGTGTGTTCCGGGGCGATCTTCAGATAGCCCCCCACATGGTGGGTGACCAGTTCGCGAATATACTCCGGCGACCGAATCGCCAGATCGTAGCGCAGTCCCGAGGCGATAAAGACCCGTTTGATACCGGGCAGGGCGCGGGTGCGCCGATAGAGCCGGAGCAACGGCTGGTGATCGGTATTGAGGTTGCCGCATATGTCGGGGTAGACGCAGGAGAGGCGGCGGCAGGCCGATTCGATCTTCTTATCCTTGCAGGCAAGCCGGTACATATTGGCAGTAGGGCCGCCCAGGTCGGAGATAATACCGGTGAAGCCCGGTACCTGATCACGTATTGCTTCCACCTCCTTTACCACCGAATCCTCCGAGCGGCTCTGGATGATGCGCCCCTCATGTTCGGTGATGGAGCAGAAGGTGCAACCGCCGAAACAGCCGCGCATGATGTTGACCGAGAAACGGATCATCTCCCAGGCCGGGTTGCGCGCATTGCCATAGGCCGGGTGGGGCTGGCGGGTGTAGGGCAGTTCGTAGACCCGGTCCAGCTCATCGGTGGTAAGGGGGATCGGCGGCGGATTGAGCCAGATGTCCCGCTTGCCATGGCGCTGTACCAGGGCACGGGCGTTGCCCGGGTTGGTCTCCAGGTGGAAGACCCGGGAGGCGTGGGCGTAGCAGACCTCGTCCTCAACGACCTGGTCGTAGGAGGGGAGGCGCACCACTGTATGGTTCCGCTCGAGCCCGGCCGGGCGTTGATGTGGCGTGAAACGCACGACCTTGGATTCGCAGTCAGGCTCCGCCTGGTAGGGATCGGGGTGATGCGTCTTGGGGCCTGGCTTATCGAGATGGGTGGAGTCGATCTCACTCCACCCCTCGGGCAGCCCCTGGCGCATCAAGCCAGTACCCCGGATGTCAGTGATCCCCCCGATCGGTTCCCCGGCGGCCAGCCGATGGGCCAGCTCCACGATCGCCCGCTCCGCGTTGCCATAGATCAGCAGATCAGCTTTCGAATCGGGCAGTACCGAGCGGCGCACCTTGTCCGACCAGTAGTCGTAGTGGGCGATGCGGCGCAGGCTCGCCTCGATGCCGCCGATCACCACCGCTACCCCCTTATAGGCCTCCCGCGCCCGCTGGGCATAGACGATCACTGAACGGTCGGGGCGTTTGCCCGCCTGCCCGTCGGGTGTATAGGCATCATCGCTGCGGATACGCCGGTCGGCGGTGTAGCGGTTGACCATGGAGTCCATGTTGCCGGCGGTGATACCAAAGAAGAGATTGGGTTTTCCCAGTTGGCGGAAGGCCTCGGCGCTGCTCCAGTCGGGCTGGGCGATGATCCCCACCCGGAATCCCTGGGCCTCCAGCAGACGTCCGATCAGGGCCATGCCGAAGCTGGGATGGTCCACATAGGCGTCACCGGTGACGATGATGATGTCGCAGCTGTCCCAGCCGAGTTGATCCATCTCTGCCCGGCTCATGGGCAGCACCGGGGCGATACCGAAACGGGCGGCCCAGTAGGGGCGGTGGTAGAAGAGGGGGGTGGGTCGGGACATGGGGGCGGATTATACCCTGCTTTGACAATGCTTCGCTGGTATTAAGTGACACGAAAAGTAGTTGTTTCTAAAACAGGGAGCGTCATGTCACGCCACGCCAAGTATCCATCCCTCAACCTGGGCGACAGGATATTCACCGGGCAGCATCACTGGCTTCAAGAAGTCATCCAGACGGTCATCCAGATCCGTTTGCCGCAACCAGGCCGCCGCCGCATAGGCATCCTGCTGGTCGGGTGTGCGGTCATCGCGGGGAAAGCCCTTGCTCCACAGGGATGGATAGACCTCCACCAGGGCCGACTTACCCATGGGAATCTCCCAGCCGTCGAATGGCCAGAAGTGGATGCGTTCCCCTAGCCGCAGGCGCAGATAGCGTAGCCAGGGAATTCCGGCATGGGTCGACTTGGCCACCGACCCCGGCACATCGAAATGAAACACCGACTTGGCCCCGGCCCGCACCTCGGTGATACGCCGCCAGCGGGTACTGCCGGATCGGGATTCTCCGGCTCCAGTCGATGCACCTCGAAATAGCGCAGAGGAAAGGAGAAGCTGTGGTCGATGCCGACCAGGGTCGATTCCTCTTCCGATAACCGCTCGGCCAACCACTCGGCGAGACCACGACGGGTCCAGTATTTACGCTTGCCGGGCGGCGGCGGGACCTCCTCTGGCAGCTCCTTGGGAGTGGCCTGGTAGACACGTAGCCCTTTCAGACTACAGTTGGGTGTTTTTGCGCCGGAGTAGTCGATGCCGATGTAGCGATTGAAGCTAGTTAACCGCATTTACGGATTAAGGCCTGGCAACAGAACTCTGCGATCGCTTCTGGCCCTGGAAGATCGTCGTGGCCATAGTCTCAAACTGGGCCTGATCTCATGTTTGAAGGCCTCTTTCCAGCGATCGAAATCGAGTTCGCTGTGGCCATAGATCGCCTGTTCCAGTTCATGGATGAGGGAGTGGATGTTCCCTTCCTGGGCCTTGGGATGGAAGTCGACGATATGGGTGCCGATGACACTGAAGGGGACATTCGGTGGCAGGCTGAGGTGCTTGTTGGCGAGAAATCTCAGGGTGTAGCCCCATACCTCCGGGTCTGTCTCTTCATCCACGAAGCGGACACAGAAGTAGAAGCGCACCGAGAGGGGCAGCATGCCAACCAGGTTGCGGCGCCAGCGCTGCCAGTGGGTGGCCGGGTTGAGCACGGCGGTGGTAGTACGCAGTTTCGCCCTGAGGGGTGAGAAGGCCGGCGCCATCTGACGCATCGGGCGCTGTAGAAAGACCACCAATGGGGCCAATGGTGAGTGTTGTGTATCCCCTTTTCTACGGTGGGAGATCCAAATCGCAAGCCAGTAACCGAAGATCACGCCGAACATCACCGCCAGGGGTATCCAGAATGCTGAAGAGGCGCCGGCGGGAAACAGGGTGCTCTCTTCATCGGAGCCAAAAAAGTCGTCGGATTTACGCGTACCGCTGACAGCGATTGGATGCAGTGGGATAGAGGCGCGTTGTGGACCATGAATGCGGGTATTCCACCAGTTCACACTCAATTGGGGGAGTTTCAGATCGCCGCCGTATAGGGGTACCAGGGTAAAGGTCTCCAGGCGGCGGCTGACGAGCTTGTTGTTGCGCTTGTTGAGGGTGGTCTCTACCCGACTCTGATCCCGATAGACGCGAAAGGCATCGGTCTTCAGTTGCTGTTCAAGACTGGGAAGATGCTCAGCCACGATGCCGATGGCATCGATTTCAGTCGTCAGGGTAAAGGGTTTGCCGGCAGCGGCTTTGAGCTTTTGCGGCAGTTTGATTTTCAGATCGAGCTGTTCCACAGGCAACCAGGGGGAACTGGTCGGGTCGGCTTCCCTGATCTCCAGTTGTGGCGGGTTGTTTATCGATACATCGAATGACCTGTGGCCCCGACTGTATGTGGCTAGCTGTTCTTCTTCTCCAGTGATGCTCAGTG comes from the Candidatus Thiodiazotropha sp. CDECU1 genome and includes:
- a CDS encoding Hsp20/alpha crystallin family protein is translated as MNITRYDPWRTMEDWRQEIDRAFHPLLQRDDDTSRVVGGDWAPAVDIKEEDARYVIRADIPGVKPEDIEVTMENGVLTIRGERRFEETEEKENFRRIERSHGIFYRRFSLPDNTDAEAVQASGKDGVIEVIIPKTAEKQPKRIEVHH
- a CDS encoding YgiQ family radical SAM protein; this translates as MSRPTPLFYHRPYWAARFGIAPVLPMSRAEMDQLGWDSCDIIIVTGDAYVDHPSFGMALIGRLLEAQGFRVGIIAQPDWSSAEAFRQLGKPNLFFGITAGNMDSMVNRYTADRRIRSDDAYTPDGQAGKRPDRSVIVYAQRAREAYKGVAVVIGGIEASLRRIAHYDYWSDKVRRSVLPDSKADLLIYGNAERAIVELAHRLAAGEPIGGITDIRGTGLMRQGLPEGWSEIDSTHLDKPGPKTHHPDPYQAEPDCESKVVRFTPHQRPAGLERNHTVVRLPSYDQVVEDEVCYAHASRVFHLETNPGNARALVQRHGKRDIWLNPPPIPLTTDELDRVYELPYTRQPHPAYGNARNPAWEMIRFSVNIMRGCFGGCTFCSITEHEGRIIQSRSEDSVVKEVEAIRDQVPGFTGIISDLGGPTANMYRLACKDKKIESACRRLSCVYPDICGNLNTDHQPLLRLYRRTRALPGIKRVFIASGLRYDLAIRSPEYIRELVTHHVGGYLKIAPEHTESGPLSMMMKPGIESYDRFKKLFDKYSAEAGKEQYLIPYFIAAHPGTSDQDMLNLAIWLKRNDLRPDQVQAFLPTPLAIASAMFHTGRNPLRKIRRNSERVSVARGLKQRRLHKALLRFHDPKNWPLLRETLTRMGRQDLIGNGKRHLVPKWQPRMEHDASETKRPARPSHAKRSSKVAGKNSTSRIKRARQRHK
- a CDS encoding outer membrane beta-barrel protein, encoding MYRVAFLTVWLSLVAGSSSLCAAGDLEFTPFTGHRFGGSFELDNHYQGLDVEHAADWGFTISQAASDSTRYEFLYSHQDSSLADSTDPNNAFGLDIHYLHLGGTVDVSPFDHAVDKVTPYITGGLGMTIMNPTHRDYNDETRFSLSVGGGLKWYPTQRLGIRFEMRGYSTLIDSNETLFCNPGCNLQIEGDAFPQFETNLGLIFSF